A stretch of the Balneolales bacterium ANBcel1 genome encodes the following:
- the queA gene encoding tRNA preQ1(34) S-adenosylmethionine ribosyltransferase-isomerase QueA: MSKQTYHLSDFDYDLPESLIAQEPAEPRDHARLLVYNRSDQSITDDVFHRLPDYLPGGSVLTLNNSRVEKARLLFGKREIFITRVIDPYTVEALVRPGKIFKTGRSISLTETNVQAEVLSVTDDGQRTIRLNVPIDSTQLDSHRHTPFPPYIRPDEKLAERYQTIFARDDGSKAAPTAGLHFTDRVFDALSGKSIDIAEITLHVGLGTFAPVKTNRLDEHIMHSEWYRISGDAAGRLRSAERIIAVGTTSARVLESVASESAGKAPLQGTGSHQRFRNFAATEGETDIFITPGYRFQAVDALITNFHLPKSTLLMMISAFVGVDEMHRIYSHAIRQKYRFYSFGDAMLLL; this comes from the coding sequence ATGAGCAAACAAACCTACCACCTGTCCGATTTTGATTACGACCTTCCGGAGTCCCTGATTGCCCAGGAGCCTGCTGAACCAAGAGACCATGCCCGGCTGCTGGTATACAACCGCAGCGACCAATCCATCACAGACGATGTTTTTCACCGGCTTCCGGATTATCTTCCCGGCGGGTCCGTCCTTACCCTGAATAACTCCCGGGTGGAAAAAGCGCGCCTCCTGTTTGGCAAACGAGAGATTTTCATCACCCGTGTGATAGATCCGTACACCGTAGAGGCTCTGGTCAGGCCCGGCAAAATATTCAAAACCGGCCGCTCAATCTCTCTGACAGAAACCAATGTCCAGGCGGAAGTCCTTTCTGTAACGGATGATGGCCAGCGAACGATCCGGCTGAATGTCCCCATCGACTCAACGCAGCTGGATAGCCATCGTCACACCCCGTTTCCCCCCTACATCCGCCCCGACGAAAAGCTCGCCGAGCGTTACCAGACTATTTTTGCCCGTGATGACGGAAGCAAAGCCGCTCCAACAGCCGGACTCCATTTTACAGATCGCGTGTTTGATGCTCTCTCCGGCAAGTCCATTGACATTGCCGAAATAACGCTTCATGTCGGTCTCGGCACCTTTGCCCCCGTGAAGACGAACCGGCTGGATGAGCACATCATGCATTCCGAATGGTACCGCATCTCCGGTGATGCGGCGGGCAGACTTCGCAGTGCGGAGCGCATTATTGCCGTGGGTACTACCAGTGCCAGGGTACTGGAATCCGTAGCCAGTGAATCTGCCGGCAAGGCTCCTCTTCAGGGTACCGGGTCGCACCAACGCTTCCGCAACTTCGCTGCCACGGAAGGGGAAACGGACATATTCATCACCCCGGGATACCGGTTCCAGGCCGTAGATGCACTCATCACCAACTTTCACCTGCCGAAAAGCACCCTGCTGATGATGATCTCCGCCTTTGTCGGCGTGGATGAAATGCATAGAATCTACTCCCACGCCATCCGGCAAAAATACCGGTTTTATTCTTTTGGGGATGCCATGCTGCTGCTTTGA